In one Pseudomonas purpurea genomic region, the following are encoded:
- the pgm gene encoding phosphoglucomutase (alpha-D-glucose-1,6-bisphosphate-dependent), producing MTLSPFAGKPAPAALLVDIPRLVTAYYTGRPDAAISTQRVAFGTSGHRGSSFDLSFNEWHVLAISQAICLYREAQGITGPLFVGIDTHALSTPASASALEVLAANGVTVMIAENDEYTPTPAISHAILCYNRGRTSGLADGIVITPSHNPPQSGGYKYNPTNGGPADTHITKWIEAKANELLANNLAGVKRITYEQALKADTTHRHDYLNTYVADLVNVIDFDAIHGASLRLGVDPLGGAGVRYWSAIADHYRLNLDVVNTEVDPTFRFMSVDWDGQIRMDPSSSHAMQGLIGLKERFDVAFACDPDHDRHGIVTPSGGLLAPNSYLAVSIDYLFQNRPQWRADAAVGKTVVSSGLIDRVAKRLGRRLYEVPVGFKWFADGLFDGSLGFGGEESAGASFLRKDGGVWSTDKDGLIPALLAAEMTARTGRDPSQAYRALTDELGEPFSVRVDAKANPQQKALLGKLSPDQVTSTQLAGEAIQSILSHAPGNDQAIGGLKVMTENGWFAARPSGTEDIYKIYAESFVSDEHLKQLVAEAQTLVDGAISGE from the coding sequence ATGACACTCAGTCCTTTTGCGGGCAAGCCGGCACCAGCAGCCTTGTTGGTCGATATCCCGCGACTGGTGACGGCCTATTACACCGGCCGACCGGATGCCGCCATCTCTACCCAGCGCGTTGCGTTCGGGACGTCAGGGCACCGAGGCAGTTCGTTTGATCTGAGTTTCAACGAATGGCACGTTCTGGCCATCAGCCAGGCAATCTGCCTGTACCGCGAAGCGCAGGGCATCACCGGCCCGCTGTTTGTTGGCATCGACACCCATGCGCTGTCCACGCCTGCGAGCGCCAGTGCGCTTGAAGTGCTGGCTGCCAACGGCGTGACGGTCATGATCGCCGAGAACGACGAGTACACGCCGACCCCGGCGATTTCCCACGCAATCCTTTGCTACAACCGTGGCCGCACCTCGGGCCTGGCTGACGGCATCGTCATCACGCCGTCGCACAACCCTCCGCAAAGCGGTGGCTACAAATACAACCCAACCAACGGTGGCCCGGCCGATACCCACATCACCAAGTGGATCGAAGCCAAGGCCAACGAACTGCTGGCGAACAACCTGGCCGGTGTGAAGCGCATCACGTATGAGCAAGCGCTCAAGGCCGACACCACCCATCGTCACGACTACCTCAACACCTATGTGGCTGACCTGGTCAACGTCATCGACTTTGACGCGATTCACGGTGCCAGCCTGCGTCTGGGTGTCGATCCGTTGGGCGGAGCAGGGGTGCGTTACTGGTCCGCGATTGCCGACCATTACCGTTTGAACCTGGACGTGGTGAATACCGAAGTCGACCCGACGTTCCGCTTCATGTCCGTCGACTGGGACGGTCAAATCCGCATGGACCCGTCCTCCAGCCACGCCATGCAAGGCCTGATCGGCCTCAAGGAACGTTTTGACGTCGCGTTTGCCTGTGACCCGGACCACGACCGCCACGGCATTGTCACGCCATCGGGTGGTTTGCTGGCACCGAACAGTTACCTGGCGGTTTCGATCGACTACCTGTTCCAGAACCGCCCGCAATGGCGTGCGGACGCTGCCGTGGGCAAAACCGTGGTCAGCAGTGGCTTGATTGACCGTGTGGCCAAGCGCCTGGGCCGTCGCTTGTACGAAGTACCGGTCGGTTTCAAATGGTTTGCCGATGGCCTGTTCGACGGTTCGTTGGGGTTTGGTGGCGAAGAGAGCGCCGGCGCTTCGTTCCTGCGCAAGGATGGCGGTGTCTGGAGTACCGACAAGGACGGCCTGATTCCTGCGCTGTTGGCGGCGGAAATGACGGCCCGTACCGGGCGTGACCCAAGCCAGGCGTATCGTGCCTTGACCGATGAACTGGGCGAACCGTTCTCGGTCCGCGTCGATGCCAAGGCCAATCCGCAACAGAAGGCCCTGCTCGGGAAGCTGTCGCCGGATCAAGTGACGTCGACTCAACTGGCAGGCGAAGCGATTCAAAGCATCCTCAGCCATGCACCGGGCAACGATCAGGCCATTGGCGGTTTGAAGGTCATGACCGAGAACGGCTGGTTCGCGGCGCGTCCTTCAGGCACCGAAGACATCTACAAGATCTACGCGGAGAGCTTTGTCAGTGACGAGCACCTCAAGCAACTGGTGGCTGAGGCTCAGACCCTGGTGGATGGCGCTATTTCCGGGGAGTGA
- a CDS encoding pirin family protein, with the protein MLELRPFNSLGGAHHGWLDAHHHFSFAEYHDPKRMNWGNLRVWNDDVIAAGTGFPKHPHRDMEIITYVREGAISHEDNLGNKGRTEAGDVQVMSAGTGIAHSEYNLEATATKIFQIWIIPNEAGSAPSWGAKPFPKGQREGFVTLASGKAGDDQSLRIRADARLVAANLKAGESAEYSLDGGRRAYLVPATGVIEVNGLRAQARDGVAIADERLLRVTAIEDSEIVLVDLA; encoded by the coding sequence ATGCTTGAACTCAGACCTTTCAACTCCCTGGGCGGCGCTCACCATGGCTGGCTGGATGCCCATCACCACTTTTCGTTTGCCGAATACCACGACCCAAAGCGCATGAACTGGGGCAACCTGCGGGTCTGGAACGACGACGTGATTGCCGCTGGCACCGGTTTCCCGAAGCACCCACACCGGGACATGGAAATCATCACCTACGTTCGTGAAGGTGCGATCAGCCACGAAGACAACCTGGGCAACAAGGGCCGCACCGAGGCCGGCGATGTTCAGGTGATGAGTGCCGGCACCGGGATCGCTCACAGTGAGTACAACCTGGAGGCCACGGCGACCAAGATCTTCCAGATCTGGATCATCCCCAACGAGGCCGGTTCGGCGCCGTCCTGGGGCGCGAAACCCTTTCCGAAGGGCCAGCGCGAGGGTTTTGTGACGCTGGCCAGCGGCAAGGCTGGCGATGATCAGAGCTTGCGGATTCGCGCCGATGCACGCTTGGTCGCCGCCAACCTGAAAGCCGGCGAGAGTGCCGAGTATTCGCTGGACGGCGGTCGCCGGGCGTACCTGGTTCCGGCCACAGGCGTCATTGAAGTCAATGGCTTACGCGCACAAGCTCGAGACGGTGTCGCGATTGCTGATGAGCGGTTATTGCGCGTCACGGCGATTGAGGACAGTGAAATCGTGCTGGTGGATCTGGCTTGA
- a CDS encoding UvrD-helicase domain-containing protein has protein sequence MSRHTPDLPPELLPLAEMPLFKRLAARFFGHGLTRLRAQHRASWLHGQADGFRSGHTAGVDYGYKEGKLEGIEEGRQVLLIRDSRSTEHPAPGVDDLLFDDWRLPLSAEVKKRMKADVARLLPAHAQPSAAQWKMIFSDTPSTSVIAGAGAGKSTTLVMRILLLTHYLGFELDSLTVVTFTRESRKDFINKLIELFALWGRTVSAKDARDLVRTFHSRILPMVRSLPGFERLQAFENLSTRPQQGDDSADSNPFDLRINDVQRQQLNACYHGLYQRDERFRELITPLSRHALQLKELERDHPDVQKRMAVTELAAKRDEELCDAVEDLWFRAGAWPIKGIEPNRQTFDINGSTFHCHGYIPTLDAWVVLGFDPRENPQVSRPNAKLTVRAEWAVKRTLFQAFCRKSLIWLDSYESSKRVLASLAGDASAGPGFDYKVKGELGSAPLLDCFVAAASFIENLGLDVPDAVGRMSFAKDDPDRFFFEALSRYWRALEDHLLDQSPPIMTYNRMFALFSEHSPQNFKLLSDGMLRPLSHLMIDEFQDVSPQIVSWIRASLREIRSRGPAMHVGRGAQRSSLLCVGDDWQSIYGWRGSSPKYFMEFNKEFASPATTRVMLSDNYRSHQHIIDAAEHIVRAAPAISGKKAKACGDAKELFAVNVHDRDDEGLAARLMEHYRKGDSILMLYRKSSDKLLIEQHISPVVNVDSSLPYEARRLKQLTYHSAKGLQADAVFLLGDCQHLTSSPYKNQVYRMAGLGKDGETDAYDCAQKDEILRLAYVGITRAVKHCYWYVDGQDASAANMPKASDRVPQNKAFFLDQRGEKKQP, from the coding sequence GTGTCGCGACACACCCCCGATCTTCCTCCCGAACTGCTTCCCTTGGCCGAAATGCCGTTGTTCAAACGCCTGGCGGCTCGCTTCTTTGGTCATGGCCTCACTCGTTTACGCGCACAACACCGGGCGTCCTGGCTGCACGGCCAGGCCGATGGCTTTCGCAGTGGCCATACCGCGGGGGTGGATTATGGCTATAAGGAAGGCAAGCTTGAGGGCATTGAAGAGGGTCGGCAGGTCCTGCTGATTCGCGACAGCCGCAGCACCGAGCATCCAGCGCCGGGCGTTGACGACTTGCTGTTCGATGACTGGCGCCTGCCGCTCAGTGCCGAGGTCAAGAAACGCATGAAGGCCGATGTCGCCCGCCTGCTACCGGCCCACGCCCAGCCGAGTGCAGCGCAATGGAAGATGATCTTCAGCGACACACCTTCGACCTCGGTGATTGCTGGTGCAGGGGCCGGTAAATCAACGACCCTGGTGATGCGCATCCTATTGTTGACGCATTACCTGGGCTTCGAGCTGGACTCGTTGACCGTGGTGACGTTCACCCGTGAATCGCGCAAGGATTTCATCAACAAGCTGATCGAGCTGTTTGCGCTTTGGGGCCGTACCGTCAGCGCCAAGGACGCCCGAGACCTGGTGCGCACCTTCCATTCGCGCATTCTACCGATGGTCCGCAGCCTGCCGGGGTTCGAACGTTTGCAAGCCTTCGAAAACCTGAGCACGCGCCCGCAACAGGGCGATGACAGCGCTGACAGCAACCCCTTCGATCTGCGGATCAATGATGTGCAGCGCCAGCAACTCAACGCCTGCTATCACGGGTTGTACCAACGCGATGAACGCTTTCGTGAGTTGATCACCCCGTTGTCGCGTCACGCCTTGCAGCTCAAGGAGCTGGAGCGTGATCACCCGGACGTGCAAAAACGCATGGCTGTGACCGAGTTGGCGGCCAAGCGTGATGAAGAACTTTGCGATGCCGTGGAGGACCTGTGGTTTCGGGCGGGCGCCTGGCCGATCAAGGGGATCGAGCCGAACCGGCAGACCTTCGACATCAATGGCTCGACGTTCCATTGTCATGGCTACATCCCGACGCTGGACGCCTGGGTGGTGCTTGGTTTTGACCCCCGGGAAAACCCGCAGGTCAGCCGGCCCAACGCGAAGTTGACGGTGCGCGCCGAGTGGGCGGTCAAGCGCACCCTATTTCAAGCTTTCTGTCGTAAGTCATTGATTTGGCTTGATAGTTATGAGTCGTCAAAACGTGTTCTGGCTTCGCTGGCGGGGGATGCGAGTGCCGGGCCTGGCTTCGACTACAAGGTCAAGGGAGAGCTGGGCTCGGCGCCGTTGCTGGACTGTTTTGTCGCGGCCGCGAGTTTCATCGAGAACCTGGGGCTGGATGTTCCGGATGCGGTGGGCAGGATGAGTTTCGCCAAGGACGATCCGGACCGGTTCTTCTTCGAGGCCCTGAGTCGCTACTGGCGAGCGCTGGAAGATCACTTGCTCGATCAGTCGCCGCCGATCATGACGTACAACCGTATGTTCGCGCTGTTCAGCGAACACTCGCCGCAGAATTTCAAATTGCTCAGCGACGGGATGCTCAGGCCCTTGTCGCATTTGATGATTGACGAGTTCCAGGATGTCTCGCCACAGATCGTTTCGTGGATTCGCGCCAGCCTGCGGGAAATCCGTAGCCGTGGACCGGCAATGCACGTCGGCCGTGGGGCCCAGCGTTCTTCGCTGCTGTGCGTTGGCGATGACTGGCAATCGATTTATGGCTGGCGCGGCAGTTCGCCGAAGTACTTCATGGAATTCAACAAGGAATTTGCGTCTCCCGCCACCACACGGGTGATGCTCAGCGATAACTACCGCAGCCATCAGCACATCATCGATGCCGCCGAGCACATCGTTCGCGCAGCACCAGCCATCAGCGGCAAGAAGGCCAAGGCGTGTGGCGATGCGAAGGAGTTGTTTGCGGTCAATGTGCATGACCGGGACGATGAAGGGCTGGCCGCGCGCTTGATGGAGCATTACCGAAAGGGTGATTCAATCTTGATGTTGTATCGAAAAAGTAGCGATAAGCTATTGATAGAACAGCATATTTCACCTGTAGTTAATGTGGATTCTAGCTTGCCGTACGAGGCGCGCCGGCTCAAACAGCTGACCTATCACAGCGCCAAGGGGCTTCAGGCAGACGCGGTGTTCCTGTTGGGCGACTGTCAGCACCTGACCAGCTCACCTTACAAAAATCAGGTGTACCGCATGGCCGGGCTGGGCAAGGATGGCGAAACCGATGCATACGACTGTGCGCAAAAAGACGAAATCCTGCGCCTGGCTTATGTCGGCATCACCCGGGCGGTGAAGCACTGCTACTGGTATGTGGACGGCCAGGATGCATCGGCTGCCAACATGCCAAAGGCGTCAGACCGCGTCCCTCAAAACAAGGCGTTTTTCCTCGATCAACGGGGTGAAAAAAAGCAGCCTTGA
- a CDS encoding multicopper oxidase family protein, translated as MTTGSGKSHGGVFALASLALMCQAPQALADEEPRLFSNPPGLEQQAPAQAAGQTTLLMKAEPGIKARKNPQPSGHEGHERQLSLHIDYTASTIFDPGTGQKVPVSLRSYRGTDVNPDTPFVAPTIEVTPGDTVRVTLANELPEESHCDAHQMNSDEPHCFNATNLHSHGLWVSPSGNSDNVLLSINPKVTFQYEYNIPADHPAGTFWYHPHRHGSTAIQVASGMAGALIIRGDRMPTENSNGDIDTLLKVSRDQAFPEKLLVMQQIPYACKGADGQFKSKVVDGKTVFDWSCLPGEIGVVESFDQLAPNSWNDSRRYTSINGLVQPTFAARAGQIERWRLVHAGIRDTVNLQFRKLDDRARTDKREGVATAVAERFIEDKCTGEPVQYHVIASDGLTMDRAQPHTQLTLQPGYRNDLLMVFPEPGRYCVIDNKQTAKGGVSQFDSQTQLLGFVDVGEGTKVGNISTYLTKELVKAAKKNMPDDVKSGIVADLQSGLQLKKFVAHKTIAASELIKEQQQLVFLIDTSDSSNVKFAVGTTALDAKPYESGVVNRQLKLGDAQTWVLKSAYASHPFHIHVNPFQIDKIIGPSGTDLSLPGAVDPDDPTDNQYAGLKGVWKDTLFVKGPVKVNPFTNDKGIYTIYVNTRYQRYIGEFVLHCHILDHEDQGMMQNVSIGMPNGQGGVQSAGH; from the coding sequence ATGACAACAGGATCAGGAAAATCCCACGGCGGCGTGTTCGCACTCGCCAGCCTGGCGCTGATGTGCCAGGCCCCACAAGCCTTGGCCGACGAAGAGCCCCGACTGTTCAGCAACCCTCCAGGACTCGAACAACAGGCTCCGGCACAAGCCGCCGGCCAGACGACCCTGCTGATGAAAGCTGAACCTGGGATCAAAGCCCGGAAAAATCCGCAACCTTCCGGGCACGAAGGCCACGAACGTCAACTGTCACTCCATATCGACTACACCGCGAGTACGATCTTCGACCCCGGGACTGGTCAAAAGGTGCCGGTCAGCCTACGCAGCTACCGGGGCACCGACGTCAATCCCGACACGCCCTTTGTTGCTCCGACCATTGAGGTGACACCCGGCGATACGGTACGCGTCACTCTGGCCAATGAGCTACCGGAGGAAAGCCACTGCGATGCGCACCAGATGAACTCGGACGAACCGCATTGTTTCAATGCCACCAACCTGCATTCCCACGGGTTGTGGGTCAGCCCTTCGGGTAACAGTGACAACGTGTTGCTGTCGATCAATCCCAAAGTGACGTTCCAGTACGAGTACAACATTCCGGCCGATCATCCTGCCGGTACGTTCTGGTATCACCCGCATCGCCACGGTTCCACGGCAATCCAGGTCGCCAGCGGTATGGCGGGAGCCTTGATCATTCGCGGCGATCGCATGCCGACAGAGAACTCCAATGGCGATATCGACACGTTGCTCAAAGTGTCCAGGGACCAGGCATTCCCCGAGAAGTTACTGGTCATGCAGCAGATTCCCTACGCCTGCAAAGGTGCCGACGGCCAGTTCAAGAGCAAGGTGGTGGATGGCAAGACCGTATTTGACTGGTCATGCCTGCCGGGGGAAATCGGTGTTGTGGAGTCCTTCGATCAGCTTGCGCCCAACAGCTGGAATGACTCCAGGCGTTACACCAGCATCAACGGCCTGGTTCAGCCGACATTTGCAGCACGGGCCGGGCAGATCGAGCGCTGGCGGTTGGTACATGCCGGTATCCGGGACACCGTGAACCTGCAGTTTCGCAAGCTCGACGACCGCGCCAGAACCGACAAGCGCGAGGGTGTCGCAACGGCGGTCGCCGAGCGTTTTATCGAAGACAAATGTACCGGTGAACCGGTGCAATACCATGTGATCGCCTCCGACGGGTTGACCATGGACCGAGCTCAGCCCCATACCCAACTGACGCTGCAGCCGGGGTATCGCAACGATCTGCTGATGGTCTTTCCCGAGCCGGGCCGCTATTGCGTGATCGACAATAAACAGACTGCCAAGGGCGGTGTCAGCCAGTTCGACAGTCAAACCCAGTTGTTGGGGTTTGTTGATGTCGGGGAAGGGACCAAGGTCGGCAACATCAGTACTTACCTGACGAAGGAGTTGGTGAAGGCGGCAAAGAAAAATATGCCTGACGACGTCAAGAGCGGGATCGTTGCCGATCTTCAAAGCGGTTTACAGCTGAAGAAGTTTGTTGCGCACAAAACGATTGCCGCCTCTGAACTGATCAAGGAACAACAGCAACTGGTGTTCCTGATCGATACGTCGGACAGCAGTAATGTGAAGTTTGCGGTCGGTACCACCGCCCTGGATGCCAAGCCCTACGAGTCAGGCGTGGTCAACCGTCAACTGAAACTGGGAGACGCACAGACCTGGGTCCTGAAGTCGGCCTATGCCAGCCATCCGTTCCACATTCACGTCAATCCTTTCCAGATCGACAAAATCATCGGACCCAGCGGCACCGACCTCAGTTTGCCTGGGGCCGTCGACCCGGACGATCCCACCGACAACCAATACGCGGGTCTTAAAGGCGTGTGGAAAGACACCTTGTTCGTCAAAGGGCCGGTCAAGGTCAATCCCTTCACCAATGACAAGGGTATTTATACGATTTACGTCAATACCCGTTACCAACGGTACATTGGCGAGTTCGTCCTGCACTGCCACATCCTTGATCACGAGGACCAGGGCATGATGCAGAACGTCAGTATCGGCATGCCCAACGGGCAGGGTGGGGTCCAGTCGGCGGGGCATTGA
- a CDS encoding DUF1652 domain-containing protein, translated as MNRDSNSKVTFPNACQLMRWHFHPIGFEASMDAPGSMIARLFDRASGETLIAIAGIPCATVMNAADVERIIEAVEDELEAFEPSATLSRVS; from the coding sequence ATGAACAGGGATTCAAACAGCAAAGTCACGTTTCCAAATGCTTGCCAGCTGATGCGCTGGCATTTTCACCCGATAGGTTTTGAAGCGAGCATGGATGCACCCGGCAGCATGATCGCCCGGTTGTTTGACCGCGCCAGTGGCGAAACGCTGATCGCCATCGCCGGCATACCGTGTGCGACCGTAATGAACGCCGCAGACGTCGAGCGAATAATCGAAGCCGTGGAAGATGAACTTGAGGCGTTTGAACCGTCGGCCACGTTGAGTCGTGTCAGCTAA
- a CDS encoding P1 family peptidase: MRARELGISLGLGTPGPLNAITDVPGIRVGHSTLNTVIDGKPVRTGVTLIEPRPDAARLQPCFAGCHVLNGNGDATGLEWIREAGVLATPVAITNTHSVGVVRDALVAHERDSLADPAVYWCMPVVMETYDGVLNDIWGQHVGPQQVLEAIHNAAPGPVAEGAVGGGTGMICHEFKGGIGTASRRLPVEQGGYTVGALVQANHGKRRELRVDGYPVGRHFTATTSPFAEHGTPGMGSIVVVLATDAPLLPHQCQRLAQRASIGIARTGGGTEDSSGDIFLAFATGNRDLPPADYGRKDLPLSTSLHMLNNDHISPLFSAAAEAVEEAIINALLAGEDMTALDGRQVPALTAPLLLSALAVSGWRKAI, translated from the coding sequence ATGCGCGCACGAGAACTGGGGATCAGCCTGGGATTGGGAACACCAGGGCCATTGAATGCCATTACGGATGTGCCGGGGATTCGGGTCGGCCACAGCACGCTGAATACCGTCATTGACGGCAAGCCTGTGCGCACCGGGGTCACCCTGATTGAACCGCGCCCCGACGCTGCGCGGCTGCAACCGTGTTTTGCCGGTTGCCACGTGCTTAATGGCAATGGCGACGCCACCGGCCTTGAGTGGATTCGCGAAGCCGGTGTGTTGGCCACGCCGGTGGCGATCACCAATACCCACAGCGTCGGGGTGGTCCGTGATGCCTTGGTGGCTCACGAGCGCGACAGCCTGGCCGACCCGGCGGTGTACTGGTGCATGCCGGTGGTGATGGAGACCTACGACGGGGTGCTCAACGATATCTGGGGTCAGCATGTCGGCCCGCAACAGGTGCTTGAGGCCATTCACAATGCCGCGCCAGGTCCGGTGGCCGAAGGGGCGGTTGGAGGCGGCACCGGGATGATCTGCCATGAGTTCAAGGGCGGCATCGGCACCGCGTCACGCCGGTTGCCGGTCGAGCAGGGCGGTTACACGGTGGGCGCACTGGTCCAGGCCAATCACGGCAAGCGTCGCGAACTGCGGGTGGACGGCTATCCGGTAGGGCGCCACTTCACCGCAACAACCTCGCCCTTTGCAGAGCATGGCACGCCGGGAATGGGCTCGATTGTGGTGGTGCTGGCCACCGATGCGCCCTTGTTACCTCATCAATGCCAGCGTCTGGCTCAACGCGCCTCTATCGGCATCGCCCGTACGGGCGGCGGCACTGAGGATTCCAGTGGTGATATTTTCCTGGCATTTGCCACCGGCAATCGGGATTTGCCGCCCGCCGATTATGGCCGCAAGGACTTACCCCTGAGCACTTCGCTGCACATGCTCAACAACGATCACATCTCGCCACTGTTCAGTGCCGCTGCCGAAGCAGTGGAAGAAGCGATCATTAACGCTTTATTGGCGGGTGAGGACATGACCGCTCTGGACGGGCGCCAAGTACCTGCTTTAACAGCCCCATTATTGCTCTCTGCACTCGCGGTTTCAGGCTGGCGCAAAGCCATATAA
- a CDS encoding AprI/Inh family metalloprotease inhibitor has protein sequence MIHNAFTYRAPAWFFAMLMTFSGDVTMASSLKLPDPSELAGQWQAHLVSEPATLCAVELVQNGTLGGQLDCLAGWLGETPIGWYPEPDGISLTDKEGSRIIHLGRQKEGFYQSTRQADPQITLQRAPH, from the coding sequence ATGATCCACAACGCCTTTACCTACAGGGCACCGGCTTGGTTCTTCGCCATGCTGATGACGTTTTCTGGAGATGTAACCATGGCAAGCAGCCTGAAATTACCGGATCCATCGGAGCTGGCGGGCCAATGGCAGGCACACCTTGTGTCTGAACCGGCCACCCTCTGCGCGGTGGAACTCGTACAAAACGGCACCCTCGGCGGCCAGCTCGATTGCCTCGCCGGATGGCTGGGTGAAACACCGATCGGCTGGTACCCGGAACCGGACGGTATTTCCCTGACCGATAAGGAAGGCTCAAGAATTATTCATCTGGGTCGACAAAAAGAAGGGTTCTATCAAAGTACCCGCCAAGCAGACCCGCAAATAACTTTGCAACGCGCGCCACACTAA